The following proteins are co-located in the Methylomonas sp. 11b genome:
- a CDS encoding ABC transporter ATP-binding protein: MLNISALQQYYGASHTLWDLDLRVPAGACVCLMGRNGVGKTTLLKAIMGLLPVADGSIQFDGVELAKAKAESRAELGIGYVPQGREIFPLLTVEENLKTGLRAANKHGIKKIPDSIFEIFPVLKQMLKRRGGDLSGGQQQQLAIGRALVLNPRLLILDEPTEGIQPNIVSEIGDVIIRLNKSRGVATPIPKPETGEIHQAIDRIRKELGVTVLLVEQKLPFARKVANQFCIMDRGRHVAVGAMDELADDMVKRYLTV, from the coding sequence ATGTTAAATATCAGCGCATTGCAACAATACTACGGTGCCAGCCACACTCTGTGGGATCTGGATTTGCGCGTACCGGCCGGCGCCTGCGTCTGCCTGATGGGCCGCAACGGCGTCGGCAAAACCACGCTACTCAAAGCCATCATGGGCCTATTGCCGGTAGCGGACGGCAGCATCCAATTCGACGGCGTGGAACTGGCCAAAGCCAAGGCCGAGTCCCGCGCCGAACTGGGCATAGGCTACGTGCCGCAGGGCCGGGAAATTTTTCCATTACTGACCGTGGAAGAAAACCTGAAAACCGGCCTGCGCGCCGCGAATAAACACGGCATCAAAAAAATCCCGGACAGCATCTTCGAAATTTTCCCGGTACTGAAACAAATGCTGAAACGCCGTGGCGGCGACCTGTCCGGCGGCCAGCAGCAGCAATTGGCGATTGGTCGGGCCTTGGTCTTAAATCCCAGATTGTTGATTCTGGACGAACCGACCGAAGGCATCCAGCCCAACATCGTCAGCGAAATCGGCGACGTGATTATTCGTCTGAACAAATCGCGTGGCGTGGCGACACCGATTCCCAAACCGGAAACCGGCGAAATCCATCAAGCCATCGACCGCATCCGTAAAGAACTGGGGGTAACGGTGTTGTTGGTGGAACAAAAACTGCCGTTCGCCCGTAAGGTGGCTAATCAGTTTTGCATCATGGACCGTGGCCGACATGTGGCGGTCGGTGCAATGGACGAGTTGGCCGATGATATGGTCAAGCGTTACCTCACAGTCTGA
- a CDS encoding urease accessory protein UreD, translating to MPANCVASANPAASTDTTAWEAELILGFSQRGAKTALVNRSHRGPLTVQRPFYPEGGVCHVYLLHPPGGVVAGDHLTISAMVENDAQALITTPAAGKFYRSGGGEAQQSVNLKVAENASLEWLPQETIVYEGARLNSSMNIDLAERAHFIGWEILALGRPAAGEGFENGAATLNWRISHTGRLVYLERLRLDAEAFQARWGLFGHSACGTLFVYPASSSQLAAVQELIGEEANRGVTLIEGLLICRGLDLRADLLKGFFERVWGLVRGDVVGKAVCAPRIWAT from the coding sequence ATGCCAGCCAACTGCGTCGCTTCAGCCAATCCCGCGGCCTCAACTGATACCACGGCGTGGGAAGCCGAATTAATACTGGGCTTTAGCCAACGCGGCGCCAAAACCGCCTTAGTCAACCGCAGCCACCGCGGCCCGTTGACCGTGCAACGCCCCTTCTATCCGGAAGGCGGCGTCTGCCACGTGTATTTGCTGCACCCACCCGGCGGCGTCGTGGCAGGCGATCATTTGACTATCTCAGCGATGGTCGAAAACGATGCCCAAGCACTCATCACCACCCCTGCCGCCGGCAAGTTTTATCGCAGCGGTGGCGGCGAAGCGCAGCAATCCGTCAACCTCAAGGTTGCTGAAAACGCCAGTTTGGAATGGCTGCCGCAGGAAACCATCGTTTACGAAGGTGCGCGCTTAAATTCCAGCATGAATATCGATTTGGCCGAACGCGCCCACTTCATCGGCTGGGAAATATTGGCTTTAGGCCGCCCAGCCGCCGGCGAAGGCTTCGAGAACGGCGCAGCGACCTTAAACTGGCGCATTAGCCATACCGGGCGATTGGTTTACTTGGAACGCTTGCGCCTGGATGCCGAAGCCTTCCAAGCCCGTTGGGGTTTGTTTGGGCATTCGGCGTGCGGGACGCTATTTGTTTATCCTGCGTCGTCTTCGCAGTTGGCGGCGGTGCAGGAGTTGATTGGCGAAGAGGCTAATCGCGGGGTGACTTTGATTGAGGGTTTGTTGATTTGTCGGGGGTTAGATCTTAGGGCGGATTTGTTGAAGGGGTTTTTTGAGAGGGTTTGGGGGTTGGTTAGGGGGGATGTTGTTGGGAAGGCGGTTTGTGCGCCGAGGATTTGGGCGACATGA
- a CDS encoding P-loop NTPase fold protein, translating into MNLKFQNLQIDPTDPFSKDLLNRKPEIENLSTLISNLNSPAVLAIDSPWGTGKTTFIKMWEAFLQNNGIESLYFNAWATDFSEDPLISFLGEMNDGLSKLISSSAESTEAWERAKNIGATLAKKGIPALIKIATAGVIDAEKIIEDEASKVMESLTGDILNDYFRQKSAIAEFHEALTKLIAESKIKPIVIFVDELDRCRPTYAISLLERIKHLFNIEGLVFILSLDKSQLCHSISAVYGYNFDSESYLRRFFDFEYQLKRPEIKGYVKALFSALELDKLHEPRKKYDQLRYDLEHLENVFLMLAERLNLPPREIEQLLANINLALRTAKENEFVYPALLTFLVITKNKRPAVYRNYVSPLEKETTIIDYFYELMPEPLRYKSFECALIEGFLVAAKVDRYGRSESSETYVTHQRNLADETATPETREYSRKVVNIANNPSNRGYGLDLGALVERIEMISRFQFEQSDG; encoded by the coding sequence ATGAATTTAAAGTTTCAGAATCTTCAAATTGATCCCACCGACCCTTTCAGTAAAGATCTGTTAAACCGTAAACCAGAAATTGAAAACCTGTCTACTCTGATTTCCAATCTTAACTCACCTGCCGTATTGGCAATAGATTCGCCGTGGGGCACGGGAAAAACCACATTCATCAAAATGTGGGAAGCTTTCTTGCAAAATAATGGAATTGAATCGTTATATTTTAACGCTTGGGCAACCGATTTTTCGGAGGATCCTTTAATTTCATTTCTAGGAGAAATGAACGATGGGCTTTCTAAATTGATCAGCTCTTCGGCGGAATCCACCGAAGCTTGGGAACGTGCAAAAAATATTGGTGCAACATTGGCAAAAAAAGGCATTCCAGCATTGATCAAAATCGCAACGGCTGGGGTTATCGACGCAGAAAAAATTATTGAAGATGAAGCCTCAAAAGTAATGGAATCTTTAACAGGCGACATATTAAATGACTACTTCAGGCAAAAGAGTGCCATCGCGGAATTTCATGAGGCATTAACGAAATTAATCGCCGAATCGAAGATAAAACCTATTGTTATCTTTGTCGATGAACTTGACCGTTGTCGACCTACTTACGCAATATCTTTATTAGAAAGAATTAAGCACCTTTTCAACATAGAGGGTTTAGTATTTATACTTTCACTAGATAAATCTCAATTATGCCATTCGATTAGCGCCGTCTACGGCTATAACTTCGACTCAGAGTCGTATTTACGTCGCTTCTTTGACTTTGAATACCAGCTTAAAAGACCTGAAATTAAAGGATATGTAAAAGCTTTATTTTCAGCGTTGGAATTGGATAAACTCCATGAACCAAGAAAGAAATACGATCAGCTTCGGTATGATTTAGAGCACCTAGAAAATGTCTTTTTGATGTTGGCTGAACGTCTAAATCTCCCTCCGCGTGAAATTGAACAGCTATTGGCAAACATTAATCTTGCGTTACGCACTGCCAAGGAGAATGAATTTGTTTATCCAGCGTTATTGACTTTTTTAGTAATTACTAAAAACAAACGCCCTGCGGTATATAGAAATTATGTTTCGCCATTGGAAAAGGAGACAACGATTATTGATTACTTCTATGAATTGATGCCGGAGCCATTACGTTACAAAAGTTTCGAGTGCGCGCTTATTGAAGGATTTTTAGTTGCGGCGAAGGTAGATCGATATGGGAGGAGTGAGTCCTCTGAAACCTATGTTACCCACCAAAGAAATTTGGCAGATGAAACGGCCACGCCGGAAACGCGTGAATATTCGAGAAAAGTTGTGAACATTGCAAATAACCCAAGTAACAGGGGCTATGGCCTTGATCTTGGAGCTTTGGTTGAACGAATTGAGATGATTAGCCGGTTCCAGTTTGAACAATCTGATGGTTAA
- the ureA gene encoding urease subunit gamma, translating to MQLTPREKDKLLLFTAALLAERRKARGLKLNYPEAVAYISAAIMEGARDGQTVAELMAYGRTLLSIDDVMDGIAEMLTEVQVEATFPDGTKLVTVHDPIV from the coding sequence ATGCAATTAACCCCAAGAGAAAAAGACAAACTCCTCCTCTTCACTGCCGCCCTCCTCGCCGAGCGCCGCAAAGCCAGAGGCTTGAAACTTAACTACCCGGAAGCCGTGGCTTATATCTCTGCCGCGATCATGGAAGGCGCTCGCGACGGTCAGACCGTGGCCGAATTGATGGCTTATGGACGCACGCTATTAAGCATCGACGATGTGATGGACGGCATCGCCGAGATGTTGACCGAGGTGCAGGTGGAGGCGACCTTCCCGGACGGCACCAAATTAGTCACCGTACACGACCCCATCGTATAG
- a CDS encoding urease subunit beta, with product MIPGEIFPAAGDIELNAGRATVKVLVANSGDRPIQVGSHYHFYETNPALHFERSVALGFRLDIPAGTAVRFEPGQQREVQLVAFAGERKVYGFRGEVMGALEKTA from the coding sequence ATGATTCCTGGAGAAATCTTCCCTGCCGCCGGCGATATCGAACTGAATGCCGGTCGCGCCACCGTTAAAGTCCTGGTTGCCAACAGCGGCGACCGGCCAATACAAGTTGGCTCGCACTATCATTTTTACGAAACCAACCCGGCTCTGCATTTCGAGCGCAGCGTGGCTTTGGGTTTTAGGTTGGATATTCCGGCCGGCACGGCGGTGCGTTTCGAACCGGGCCAGCAGCGCGAGGTACAGTTGGTGGCTTTTGCCGGTGAACGCAAAGTCTATGGTTTTAGAGGTGAGGTAATGGGCGCATTGGAGAAAACCGCATGA